A stretch of the Nicotiana tabacum cultivar K326 chromosome 6, ASM71507v2, whole genome shotgun sequence genome encodes the following:
- the LOC142181931 gene encoding uncharacterized protein LOC142181931, with protein sequence MIISKESRRSLANHTINVSEVHERTALFTNKGHPNQTQFTNKTGSYPPSSLNFNPALFSNKGISYYNNNFKPRKNQLYYDYCNFKGHTTETCYKLHGYPLDFKPKKKFSSANSAPYARENQFSNNPTGGTYGTPINLATASGNPSVSLQVSNSPNNQSAQAAIGGIPQFTQEQYNQIMQMLRKGNENSGSAMAAGMTHSITVLTDKPKWIIDTGASNHMLHRLDMMFVLKHLGNSKEGKIQSFICLKNYKGVKKISVALATRSASSNPRSLTVNTTENNKINVALWNRRLGHVPLDVLKRVSVFQSMHFEDIEKHCTVCPLAKQTRLPFPASFIKAHVPLQQNGLAKRRHRHILYVARALRLLASTLKGRTLYETLHGFPASLAHLRIFGCLGYLSEVMKTDKFSPRAIPTVFLGYSIVQKGYKMYTLASKEFIMSRDVVFKEDVYSFKHIDLPISSLFPILELSPHSVSDNRVTHSTDTLTSTENPDLATDAHINTLPAKLPVDTSPFILSPKAFEPNRKSQRVSKPPLWMKDYVIQSQGKSNCCYPLSNYVSYANISSVYSSILSAHSAIIEPKTYIEVVKNLKWIEAMKSEITALEENNTWSIIDLS encoded by the exons ATGATAATCTCAAAAGAAAGTAGAAGATCTCTGGCTAATCATACCATCAATGTATCTGAAGTTCATGAAAGAACTGCTCTATTCACCAACAAAGGTCATCCCAATCAAACTCAATTCACTAACAAAACTGGTTCCTATCCTCCTAGttctttgaattttaatccaGCTTTATTCAGTAACAAGGGAATCTCATACTATAACAATAACTTTAAACCGAGAAAAAACCAGCTATATTATGACTACTGTAACTTCAAAGGTCACACTACGGAGACATGCTATAAGCTTCATGGATATCCCTTAGATTTCAAGCCTAAGAAGAAATTCTCCTCAGCAAATTCAGCTCCATATGCTAGAGAAAATCAGTTCTCTAACAATCCTACTGGAGGAACATATGGGACTCCAATCAACCTTGCAACAGCTTCTGGAAATCCATCAGTTTCCTTACAAGTGTCCAACTCTCCTAACAATCAGTCTGCTCAAGCTGCAATAGGAGGAATTCCTCAATTTACACAGGAGCAATACAATCAAATCATGCAAATGTTAAGAAAAGGGAATGAGAATAGTGGTTCTGCCATGGCAGCAGGTATGACACATAGTATAACTGTTCTTACAGATAAACCTAAGTGGATAATTGACACTGGAGCTTCAAATCACATGTTACATAGACTTGACATGATGTTTGTCTTAAAACACTTGGGAAACTCTAAAGAAGGAAAA ATACAATCTTTTATCTGTCTCAAAAATTACAAAGGAGTTAAG AAAATTAGTGTTGCACTTGCTACAAGAAGTGCAAGCTCAAATCCAAGGTCTCTCACTGTAAATACCACagagaataataaaataaatgtagCCTTGTGGAATAGGAGATTAGGTCATGTACCTTTGGATGTACTGAAGAGAGTAAGTGTTTTTCAATCTATGCATTTTGAGGATATTGAGAAGCATTGTACTGTTTGTCCTTTGGCCAAGCAAACAAGGCTACCATTTCCT GCATCATTCATCAAAGCTCATGTGCCTCTACAGCAAAATGGATTAGCTAAAAGAAGGCATAGACATATACTCTATGTAGCCAGAGCGCTCAG GTTGCTTGCTTCCACTCTCAAAGGCAGGACTCTTTATGAAACTCTGCATGGTTTCCCTGCCTCTCTTGCTCACTTGAGAATATTTGGGTGCCTAGGTTATTTGTCAGAGGTGATGAAAACAGATAAATTTTCCCCTAGAGCTATTCCAAcagtcttccttggttattcaaTAGTTCAAAAGGGGTACAAGATGTATACATTGGCTTCCAAGGAATTTATTATGAGTAGAGATGTGGTGTTTAAAGAGGATGTCTATTCCTTTAAACATATTGACCTGCCTATATCCTCTCTATTTCCTATCCTAGAATTATCACCTCATAGTGTCTCTGACAACAGAGTGACA CATTCTACTGATACCTTAACCTCAACTGAGAATCCAGATCTGGCTACTGATGCACACATCAATACTCTACCTGCAAAACTGCCTGTTGATACCTCACCATTTATATTATCTCCTAAAGCATTTGAGCCTAACAGAAAATCTCAAAGGGTATCTAAACCACCACTGTGGATGAAGGACTATGTGATTCAGTCTCAAGGAAAATCTAACTGTTGCTATCCTCTTTCCAACTATGTGAGCTATGCTAATATCTCTTCTGTCTACAGCTCTATTCTCTCTGCCCACTCAGCTATTATTGAGCCAAAGACTTACATAGAGGTAGTTAAGAATCTCAAGTGGATTGAAGCTATGAAGTCTGAAATCACTGCCTTAGAAGAGAACAACACTTGGAGTATAATTGATCTTTCCTAA